From Heptranchias perlo isolate sHepPer1 chromosome 8, sHepPer1.hap1, whole genome shotgun sequence, a single genomic window includes:
- the LOC137324220 gene encoding solute carrier family 22 member 2-like isoform X2: MPTFDDALEEVGGFGLYQKITFFLICLTSAMFSYLYVGFVFLAVTPDHWCRSPGVTGLRDKCNWSLEQEKNYTLPVGRAGSSSYSQCERYDIDWNSSTGSCENPLPFVHNGSRDLPLTTCQDGWVFKNGSFPSIVTEFELVCADAWKLDLTQACLNLGFMLGTILMGYAADMFGRKLSFLIATFVTSVVGLVVTFIPNYTWFLVFRTLQGLCSKGSWLCAYVFITELVGLEYRRTVGILYQVCYSTGMMLLPAVAYFLPAWRNLQLATTIPNFLFLTYYWLIPESPRWMLSQNKSAEAMNVIQKMAKRNGKSLSKKFETITVEECNDHLGHPSFVDLVRTPQIRKHTLILMFNWFATALVYQGLVMRLGTLGGNIYLDFFISGAVEIPAAILILLVIERIGRRLPFAAGGLLSGASCLIAAFIPENISWLATAIAFVGKLGITVSFEMVVFVNAELYPTFIRNLGVSVCSALCDIGGIAAPFIVYRLSDIWMGTPLVVFGVIGLISGGLVLLLPETKGLTLPDTIEDVENIRR, from the exons ATGCCGACCtttgatgatgctctggaggaaGTAGGAGGATTTGGACTATATCAGAAGATCACTTTCTTTCTCATTTGCCTGACCTCGGCGATGTTCTCCTATCTGTACGTTGGATTTGTTTTTTTAGCGGTTACTCCCGACCACTGGTGCAGGAGTCCTGGGGTGACTGGACTGAGAGACAAGTGCAACTGGTCTCTGGAACAGGAGAAGAATTACACGTTGCCTGTGGGCCGAGCCGGCAGCTCCTCGTACAGTCAGTGTGAGAGATACGATATAGACTGGAATTCATCTACAGGCAGCTGCGAAAATCCACTGCCCTTTGTCCATAATGGTTCCCGAGATCTACCACTTACAACGTGCCAGGATGGGTGGGTTTTTAAAAACGGCTCGTTCCCCAGTATTGTGACAGAG TTTGAACTGGTGTGTGCTGATGCCTGGAAGCTGGACCTGACTCAAGCTTGTCTAAACCTGGGATTTATGCTTGGAACGATACTCATGGGCTACGCAGCGGACAT GTTTGGCAGAAAATTGAGCTTCTTGATTGCAACATTTGTGACTTCAGTGGTGGGACTTGTAGTAACATTCATACCAAACTACACTTGGTTTCTGGTCTTTCGAACTCTGCAAGGCTTATGCAGCAAAGGAAGTTGGTTGTGTGCATACGTCTTCA TCACAGAACTTGTTGGATTAGAGTACAGAAGAACAGTGGGAATTTTATACCAAGTATGCTACAGTACTGGGATGATGCTACTTCCTGCCGTTGCTTATTTTTTACCGGCCTGGAGAAATTTGCAGCTGGCGACTACCATCCCAAACTTCCTCTTTCTGACCTACTACTG GTTGATCCCGGAGTCTCCCAGGTGGATGCTGTCTCAGAATAAGAGCGCAGAAGCCATGAATGTTATACAGAAGATGGCAAAAAGGAACGGGAAAAGTCTCTCAAAAAAGTTTGAG ACAATTACAGTCGAAGAGTGCAATGATCATTTGGGCCATCCTTCTTTTGTAGACCTGGTACGAACACCTCAGATAAGGAAGCACACCCTTATTTTGATGTTCAACTG GTTCGCAACTGCCTTGGTGTATCAAGGGCTTGTCATGCGCTTGGGAACTCTGGGAGGAAACATATACCTTGATTTCTTTATCTCAGGAGCTGTGGAAATCCCGGCAGCAATCCTCATTCTTTTAGTGATCGAGCGGATTGGACGGCGCCTTCCCTTTGCGGCAGGTGGTCTGTTGTCGGGAGCATCCTGTTTGATAGCAGCGTTCATACCCGAGA ATATCAGTTGGCTGGCAACAGCAATAGCCTTTGTGGGTAAATTAGGAATCACTGTAAGCTTCGAAATGGTAGTGTTTGTAAATGCTGAATTATACCCGACATTTATAAG GAATCTTGGTGTTTCAGTGTGCTCAGCGCTGTGTGACATCGGAGGGATTGCCGCTCCATTCATTGTGTACAGACTGTCAGATATCTGGATGGGAACGCCTCTTGTGGTTTTTG